ATTGCGGTGGACATTGACGCCAAGAAGCTCGAACGCGCCAAGGAACTGGGCGCCACCCACACCGTCGATTCCTCTGCCGGGGACCCCGTTGAGGAAATCCGTGCGCTTACCGGCGGTTTCGGAGCAGACGTGGTGATTGACGCCGTCGGCCGTCCTGAAACCTACAAGCAGGCCTTCTACGCCCGCGACCTCGCCGGAACCGTTGTCCTGGTGGGCGTCCCCACGCCCGAGATGACGCTCGAACTGCCGCTGCTGGATGTCTTTGGCCGTGGCGGGTCGCTGAAGTCCTCCTGGTACGGCGACTGCCTGCCCTCCAGGGACTTCCCCATGCTGGTTGACCTCTACAAGCAGGGCAAGCTGGACCTTGATGCCTTCGTCACGGAGCGCATCACCATCAACCAGGTGGAAGAGGCGTTCGACAAGATGCACCAGGGAGCCGTCCTCCGATCGGTGGTTGAACTGTGAACGCCGAAACCAACCCCACGATCGATCGCGTCGTAACGTCCGGCACCTTCTCCCTCGACGGCGGCACGTGGGATGTGGACAACAACGTGTGGATCATCGGTGACGCCGACGAGTGCATCGTCATCGATCCCGCCCACGATCCCGCCGCGATTGTCGAAGCCGTGAACGGCCGCGCAGTGAAAGCCATCCTGCTCACTCACGGCCACGACGACCACATCCGCTATGCCGGCGAATTCCGGGAACTCACCAACGCGCCGGTCTACCTTCACAAGGACGACTGGATGCTCTGGCACGATGTCTTCCCGGGGACCGATCCTGACAACCCAATCGCTGACGGAGATACCTTCACCGTCGCCGGGGCAACCCTGGAAGCCATCCACACACCCGGCCACTCGCCGGGTTCGGTCTCATTCCACCTCCCCAGCGAGGGAACGCTCTTCAGCGGCGATACCCTTTTCCAGGGCGGCCCGGGTGCCACCGGACGGTCCTACAGCGACTTCCCCACCATCATTGAATCCATCCGGACCAGGCTGCTGTCCCTGCCCGGGGATACAGTGGTCCGCACAGGACACGGGGATACAACCACCATCGGCTCTGAGAGCCCGCACCTGGACGAATGGATTGCCCGCGGACACTAGTCCCGCACTCACCGGCCTGAGCCGGCTGGCGTCCCAAAGTCCGGGGCGTCAGCTGGCTCAAGCCGGATAACCACGGACTTGGATGCCGGCGTGTTGCTGTCCTCAGCCGTGGAATCCAAGGGCACCAGGACATTTGCCTCCGGAAAGTAGGCGGCTGCGCAGCCACGGGCCGTGGGGTATGAGACGAGGCGCAACTGGCGCAGTACGCGGTCCTTACCGTCGTCGGCTTCGCTGTGGACATCAACGTAGCCGCCATCCTCGAATCCCAGCCCGGCCAGATCCTCGGGACTCACCAACAGCACCATGCGGCCCTTCTT
This Paenarthrobacter sp. GOM3 DNA region includes the following protein-coding sequences:
- a CDS encoding MBL fold metallo-hydrolase — encoded protein: MNAETNPTIDRVVTSGTFSLDGGTWDVDNNVWIIGDADECIVIDPAHDPAAIVEAVNGRAVKAILLTHGHDDHIRYAGEFRELTNAPVYLHKDDWMLWHDVFPGTDPDNPIADGDTFTVAGATLEAIHTPGHSPGSVSFHLPSEGTLFSGDTLFQGGPGATGRSYSDFPTIIESIRTRLLSLPGDTVVRTGHGDTTTIGSESPHLDEWIARGH